Proteins encoded by one window of Micromonospora coxensis:
- a CDS encoding metallophosphoesterase family protein, with protein MTRIRQLVAISDLHVVYAENRAVVEALRPDGDEDWLIVAGDVGEFAADVEWALTLLRDRFAKVIWAPGNHELWTPRDDTVQLRGEARYRHLVELCRRLGVLTPEDPYPVWDPDGDPVLIAPLFVGYDHSWRPPGTYTREQALARAHETGVVCTDEILLHPDPYPTRDAWCRARVIQTERRLDAERGGLPTVLVNHYPLVREPTRILRFPEFAQWCGTDLTADWHLRYDARVAVYGHLHIPRTTWYDGVRFEEVSVGYPREWRRRATPPGRLRTILPTPARHLG; from the coding sequence GTGACCCGGATCCGCCAACTCGTCGCGATCAGCGACCTGCACGTGGTGTACGCGGAGAACCGCGCCGTCGTCGAGGCGCTGCGCCCCGACGGCGACGAGGACTGGCTGATCGTCGCCGGTGACGTGGGCGAGTTCGCCGCCGACGTCGAGTGGGCGCTCACCCTGCTGCGCGACCGGTTCGCCAAGGTCATCTGGGCGCCGGGCAACCACGAGCTGTGGACACCCCGCGACGACACCGTCCAACTGCGCGGCGAGGCGCGCTACCGGCACCTGGTCGAGCTGTGCCGCCGCCTCGGCGTGCTCACCCCGGAGGACCCGTACCCGGTGTGGGACCCGGACGGCGATCCCGTCCTCATCGCCCCGCTCTTCGTCGGGTACGACCACAGCTGGCGGCCCCCGGGGACGTACACCCGGGAGCAGGCGCTGGCCCGGGCGCACGAGACCGGGGTGGTCTGCACCGACGAGATCCTGCTGCACCCCGACCCGTACCCGACCCGGGACGCCTGGTGCCGGGCCCGGGTGATCCAGACCGAGCGGCGGCTCGACGCCGAGCGCGGCGGGCTGCCCACCGTGCTGGTCAACCACTATCCGCTGGTCCGCGAACCGACCCGGATCCTGCGCTTCCCCGAGTTCGCCCAGTGGTGCGGCACCGACCTCACCGCCGACTGGCACCTGCGCTACGACGCCCGCGTCGCCGTCTACGGCCACCTGCACATCCCCCGCACCACCTGGTACGACGGCGTCCGGTTCGAGGAGGTGTCCGTCGGCTACCCCCGCGAGTGGCGGCGCCGCGCCACCCCGCCCGGACGGCTGCGGACGATCCTGCCGACCCCCGCCCGGCACCTCGGCTGA